The Kitasatospora sp. NBC_00374 genome has a segment encoding these proteins:
- the treS gene encoding maltose alpha-D-glucosyltransferase, with product MTVNEPVPDTFAETPRKDRDPDWFKRAVFYEVLVRSFQDSNGDGVGDLKGLTEKLDYLQWLGVDCLWLPPFFASPLRDGGYDVADYKSVLPEFGDLADFVEFVDAAHLRGMRVIIDFVVNHTSDQHPWFQASRNDPDGPYGDFYMWADDDKQYPDARVIFVDTETSNWTYDPVRKQYFWHRFFSHQPDLNYDNPRVEEEVIAALRFWLDLGIDGFRLDAVPYLYAREGTNCENLPETHEFLRRLRKEIDADYPDTVLLAEANQWPEDVVDYFGDFASGGDECHMAFHFPVMPRIFMAVRRESRYPVSEILAKTPDIPSGCQWGIFLRNHDELTLEMVTDEERDYMYAEYAKDPRMRANVGIRRRLAPLLENDRNQIELFTALLLSLPGSPVLYYGDEIGMGDNIWLGDRDGVRTPMQWTPDRNAGFSSADPGRLSLPPIMDPVYGYQVTNVEAQQSSSSSLLHWTRRMIEIRKLNPAFGLGSYTELPSSNPAVLAFVREYEGDLVMCVNNFSRFAQPTELDLRRYGGRYPVELIGGVRFPSIGEWPYLLTLAGHGFYWFQLRKPGAK from the coding sequence GTGACAGTCAACGAGCCCGTCCCCGACACCTTCGCCGAGACGCCGCGCAAGGACCGGGATCCCGACTGGTTCAAACGCGCGGTCTTCTACGAGGTCCTGGTGCGGTCCTTCCAGGACAGCAACGGCGACGGCGTCGGGGACCTCAAGGGCCTCACCGAGAAGCTCGACTACCTGCAGTGGCTCGGCGTGGACTGCCTCTGGCTGCCGCCGTTCTTCGCCTCCCCGCTGCGGGACGGCGGGTACGACGTGGCGGACTACAAGTCGGTGCTGCCCGAGTTCGGCGACCTGGCCGACTTCGTCGAGTTCGTGGACGCCGCCCACCTGCGCGGGATGCGGGTGATCATCGACTTCGTGGTCAACCACACCAGCGACCAGCACCCGTGGTTCCAGGCGTCCCGCAACGACCCGGACGGGCCGTACGGCGACTTCTACATGTGGGCCGACGACGACAAGCAGTACCCGGACGCCCGGGTCATCTTCGTCGACACCGAGACCTCCAACTGGACCTACGACCCGGTCCGCAAGCAGTACTTCTGGCACCGGTTCTTCTCCCACCAGCCGGACCTGAACTACGACAACCCGCGGGTCGAGGAGGAGGTGATCGCGGCCCTGCGGTTCTGGCTGGACCTGGGCATCGACGGCTTCCGGCTGGACGCGGTGCCCTACCTCTACGCCCGCGAGGGCACCAACTGCGAGAACCTCCCGGAGACCCACGAGTTCCTGCGCCGGCTGCGCAAGGAGATCGACGCGGACTACCCGGACACGGTGCTGCTGGCGGAGGCCAACCAGTGGCCGGAGGACGTGGTCGACTACTTCGGCGACTTCGCCTCCGGCGGCGACGAGTGCCACATGGCCTTCCACTTCCCGGTGATGCCGCGGATCTTCATGGCCGTACGCCGGGAGTCCCGCTACCCGGTCTCCGAGATCCTCGCCAAGACCCCGGACATCCCGTCCGGCTGCCAGTGGGGCATCTTCCTGCGCAACCACGACGAGCTGACCCTGGAGATGGTCACCGACGAGGAGCGCGACTACATGTACGCGGAGTACGCGAAGGACCCGCGGATGCGGGCCAACGTGGGCATCCGCAGGCGGCTCGCCCCGCTGCTGGAGAACGACCGGAACCAGATCGAGCTGTTCACCGCCCTGCTGCTCTCGCTGCCCGGCTCCCCGGTGCTCTACTACGGCGACGAGATCGGGATGGGCGACAACATCTGGCTGGGCGACCGGGACGGCGTCCGGACGCCGATGCAGTGGACGCCGGACCGCAACGCGGGTTTCTCCTCCGCCGACCCGGGCAGGCTCAGTCTGCCGCCCATCATGGACCCGGTGTACGGCTATCAGGTGACCAACGTCGAGGCACAGCAGAGCAGTTCGAGCTCGCTGCTGCACTGGACGCGTCGCATGATCGAGATCCGCAAGCTCAACCCTGCGTTCGGCCTCGGCAGCTACACCGAGCTGCCGTCCAGCAACCCCGCAGTACTGGCCTTCGTGCGCGAGTACGAGGGAGACCTGGTCATGTGCGTGAACAACTTCTCGCGGTTCGCACAACCGACCGAACTGGACCTGCGGCGGTACGGGGGACGGTACCCGGTCGAGCTGATCGGCGGCGTGCGCTTCCCGTCCATCGGCGAGTGGCCCTACCTGCTCACCCTGGCCGGGCACGGCTTCTACTGGTTCCAGCTGCGCAAGCCCGGCGCGAAGTAG
- a CDS encoding alpha-1,4-glucan--maltose-1-phosphate maltosyltransferase — translation MIGRIPVLDVTPLVDAGRRPAKAVVGEAFLVSATVFREGHDAVNANVVLRDPRGRSGPWTPMRELAEGTDRWGAQVTPTAAGRWSYLVEAWSDPVATWRKHAAVKLPAGIDTALVLEEGAQLLERAAAGVPKKDARAHVLAAVDALRDPGLPTLSRYAAALAPEVTALLARFPLRELVSASRPLPLQVDRQRALYGGWYEFFPRSEGALVDPSGVAPPVSGTLRTAAERLPAVAAMGFDVVYLPPVHPIGRAFRKGPDNTLTAGRHDVGSPWAIGSPEGGHDAVHPDLGTIEDFDHFVAEADAVGLEIALDFALQCSPDHPWVNKHPEWFTHRADGTIAYAENPPKKYQDIYPVNFDQDFDGIVKETLRVLRFWMAHGVRIFRVDNPHTKPVSFWEKVLADIARTDPDVIFLAEAFTRPAMMHTLGKIGFHQSYTYFTWRNTKQELTEYLTELSGETAAYMRPNFFANTPDILPEYLQQGGPAGFAVRAVLAATLAPSYGVYAGFEHYENEPAHPGSEEYLHSEKYELRPRDWTRQDTLAPLLTALNRLRRRHPALQQLRNLRFHPTDNDQVIAYSKSATTEDGIEDHVIVVVNLDPRHAQEATVTLDGDHPLTVHDELTGATYTWARRNYVRLDPSAGPAHLLTVRRHPQ, via the coding sequence GTGATCGGCCGCATCCCCGTCCTGGACGTCACCCCCCTAGTGGACGCCGGGCGACGCCCGGCCAAGGCCGTGGTCGGGGAGGCCTTCCTGGTCAGCGCCACCGTGTTCCGCGAGGGTCATGACGCGGTCAACGCCAACGTGGTGCTGCGCGACCCGCGCGGCCGCAGCGGCCCGTGGACCCCGATGCGGGAGCTGGCCGAGGGCACCGACCGGTGGGGCGCGCAGGTCACCCCGACCGCCGCGGGCCGCTGGTCGTACCTGGTGGAGGCGTGGAGCGACCCGGTGGCCACCTGGCGCAAGCACGCCGCGGTGAAGCTTCCGGCCGGAATCGACACCGCACTCGTCCTGGAGGAGGGCGCGCAGCTGCTGGAGCGCGCCGCCGCCGGGGTGCCGAAGAAGGACGCCCGGGCCCACGTCCTGGCCGCCGTGGACGCGCTGCGCGACCCCGGCCTGCCCACGCTCAGCCGCTACGCCGCCGCGCTGGCACCGGAGGTGACGGCCCTGCTGGCCCGCTTCCCGCTGCGCGAGCTGGTCAGCGCCTCCCGTCCGCTGCCGCTCCAGGTGGACCGGCAGCGGGCGCTGTACGGCGGCTGGTACGAGTTCTTCCCGCGCTCCGAGGGCGCCCTGGTCGACCCGTCGGGCGTCGCGCCGCCGGTCTCCGGGACGCTGCGGACGGCCGCCGAGCGGCTGCCCGCGGTCGCCGCGATGGGCTTCGACGTGGTCTACCTGCCGCCCGTCCACCCGATCGGCCGGGCCTTCCGCAAGGGGCCGGACAACACCCTGACGGCCGGCCGGCACGACGTCGGCTCGCCCTGGGCGATCGGCTCCCCCGAGGGCGGCCACGACGCGGTCCATCCCGACCTGGGCACCATCGAGGACTTCGACCACTTCGTCGCCGAGGCCGATGCGGTGGGCCTGGAGATCGCCCTCGACTTCGCCCTGCAGTGCTCCCCCGACCACCCGTGGGTCAACAAGCACCCGGAGTGGTTCACCCACCGCGCCGACGGCACCATCGCGTACGCCGAGAACCCGCCGAAGAAGTACCAGGACATCTATCCGGTCAACTTCGACCAGGACTTCGACGGGATCGTCAAGGAGACCCTGCGCGTCCTGAGGTTCTGGATGGCCCACGGGGTGCGGATCTTCCGGGTCGACAACCCGCACACCAAGCCGGTCAGTTTCTGGGAGAAGGTGCTCGCCGACATCGCCCGGACCGACCCCGACGTGATCTTCCTGGCCGAGGCCTTCACCCGTCCGGCGATGATGCACACCCTGGGGAAGATCGGCTTCCACCAGTCCTACACGTACTTCACCTGGCGCAACACCAAGCAGGAACTCACCGAGTACCTGACCGAGCTGAGCGGCGAGACCGCCGCCTACATGCGGCCGAACTTCTTCGCCAACACCCCGGACATCCTGCCCGAGTACCTCCAGCAGGGCGGTCCGGCCGGTTTCGCGGTCCGTGCCGTCCTGGCGGCCACCCTGGCACCCAGCTACGGCGTCTACGCCGGCTTCGAGCACTACGAGAACGAGCCCGCCCATCCCGGCTCGGAGGAGTACCTGCACTCGGAGAAGTACGAGCTGCGCCCCCGCGACTGGACCCGGCAGGACACCCTCGCACCGCTGCTCACCGCGCTGAACCGGCTGCGCCGACGGCACCCCGCCCTGCAGCAGCTGCGCAACCTGCGCTTCCACCCGACCGACAACGACCAGGTCATCGCCTACTCCAAGTCCGCGACCACCGAGGACGGCATCGAGGACCACGTGATCGTGGTGGTCAACCTGGACCCGAGGCACGCCCAGGAGGCGACCGTCACCCTCGACGGCGACCACCCGCTCACCGTGCACGACGAGCTCACCGGCGCCACCTACACCTGGGCCCGGCGCAACTACGTCCGGCTCGACCCGTCCGCCGGGCCGGCCCACCTCCTCACCGTTCGGAGGCATCCTCAGTGA
- the glgP gene encoding alpha-glucan family phosphorylase, with protein MKAIRRFTVRTVLPEQLQPLHELALNLRWSWHPETRELFRSVDPEVWAAVGEDPVRLLGEVPAARLSALAADRRFLRRLGDLADDLRDYLTGPRWYQSALPPGDGAGPLPAAIAYFSPEYGIAAALPQYSGGLGILAGDHLKAASDLGVPIIGVGLFYRHGYFRQSLSRDGWQQERYPLLDPDELAVSLLREPDGSPCRVDLALPAGRSLAAHIWKAQVGRVPLLLLDSDIEANGPAERNVTDRLYGGGSEHRLMQEILLGIGGVRAVRSYCRLTGHAAPEVFHTNEGHAGFLGLERIRELVGADEKPAEGVAAPDEPPLDFGAALEAVRAGTLFTTHTPVPAGIDRFDRDLVARHFSGDAALPGVPVEQVLALGAESWTGGDPKLFNMAAMGLRLAQRANGVSTLHGEVSRAMFNGLWPGFDAAEVPITSVTNGVHAPTWIDPAVVRLGAGEIGLERAEDAMTIGEAKRWTGLERIGNADIWELRRTLRAQLVEEARSRVRASWRQRGAGEAELGWVATALDPDVLTIGFARRVPSYKRLTLMLRDQERLRSLLLHPTRPVQIVVAGKAHPADDGGKRLIQQLVAFADDHAVRHRIVFLPDYDMAMATHLYPGCDVWLNNPLRPLEACGTSGMKAALNGCLNLSILDGWWDEWYDGQNGWAIPTADSAGLGRLDPESAEAEKRDDIEAAALYDLIEHQVAARFYDRGADGLPHRWIAMVRHTLVTLGPKVLAGRMVREYVERLYAPAANARRELAAAEPGGPSYPGARELAEWKARVRQAWPAVRVEHVEADGPDEAQELGATLALRVQVSLGPLQPTDVEVQVVSGRVDESDGISDAVAIALKPAGGPDLDGRRRYEGSLELSRTGPFGYTVRVLPAHPLLASPAELGLISLPPEAVGMDAGVLR; from the coding sequence GTGAAGGCAATCCGCAGATTCACCGTCCGCACCGTCCTGCCCGAGCAACTCCAGCCGCTGCACGAACTCGCGCTCAACCTGCGCTGGTCCTGGCACCCCGAGACCAGGGAGCTGTTCCGCTCGGTCGACCCCGAGGTGTGGGCCGCCGTCGGGGAGGACCCGGTCAGGCTGCTCGGCGAGGTACCGGCGGCCCGGCTCTCCGCACTCGCCGCCGACCGGCGGTTCCTGCGCCGGCTCGGCGACCTCGCGGACGACCTCCGCGACTACCTCACCGGCCCCCGCTGGTACCAGTCCGCACTCCCCCCGGGAGACGGCGCGGGCCCGCTGCCCGCCGCCATCGCCTACTTCTCGCCCGAGTACGGCATCGCCGCCGCCCTGCCCCAGTACTCCGGCGGGCTCGGCATCCTGGCCGGCGACCACCTCAAGGCCGCCAGCGACCTCGGCGTGCCGATCATCGGCGTCGGCCTGTTCTACCGGCACGGCTACTTCCGGCAGTCGCTCTCCCGGGACGGCTGGCAGCAGGAGCGCTACCCGCTGCTCGACCCGGACGAGCTGGCCGTCAGCCTGCTCCGCGAGCCGGACGGCTCCCCCTGCCGGGTCGACCTCGCCCTGCCGGCCGGCCGCAGCCTGGCCGCGCACATCTGGAAGGCCCAGGTGGGGCGCGTCCCGCTGCTGCTGCTGGACTCGGACATCGAGGCCAACGGCCCCGCCGAGCGCAACGTCACCGACCGCCTCTACGGCGGCGGCAGCGAGCACCGGCTGATGCAGGAAATACTGCTGGGCATCGGCGGCGTCCGGGCCGTGCGCAGCTACTGCCGGCTCACCGGGCACGCCGCCCCCGAGGTCTTCCACACCAACGAGGGCCACGCCGGCTTCCTCGGCCTGGAGCGGATCCGCGAGCTGGTCGGCGCGGACGAGAAACCGGCCGAGGGCGTCGCCGCCCCCGACGAGCCGCCGCTGGACTTCGGCGCGGCCCTGGAGGCCGTCCGGGCCGGCACCCTGTTCACCACCCACACCCCGGTCCCGGCGGGCATCGACCGCTTCGACCGGGACCTGGTCGCCCGACACTTCAGCGGCGACGCCGCGCTGCCCGGCGTCCCGGTCGAGCAGGTGCTCGCGCTCGGCGCCGAGAGCTGGACGGGCGGGGATCCGAAGCTCTTCAACATGGCGGCCATGGGCCTGCGGCTGGCCCAGCGCGCCAACGGTGTGTCCACCCTGCACGGCGAGGTCAGCCGGGCCATGTTCAACGGCCTGTGGCCGGGCTTCGACGCCGCCGAGGTGCCGATCACCTCGGTCACCAACGGCGTGCACGCCCCCACCTGGATCGACCCGGCGGTGGTCCGCCTCGGCGCCGGCGAGATCGGCCTGGAGCGGGCCGAGGACGCCATGACCATCGGTGAGGCCAAGCGCTGGACCGGCCTGGAGCGGATCGGCAACGCCGACATCTGGGAGCTGCGCCGCACCCTGCGGGCCCAGCTGGTGGAGGAGGCCCGCAGCCGGGTGCGCGCCTCCTGGCGCCAGCGCGGCGCAGGCGAGGCGGAGCTGGGCTGGGTCGCCACGGCCCTCGACCCGGACGTGCTGACCATCGGCTTCGCCCGGCGGGTCCCCTCGTACAAGCGGCTCACGCTGATGCTCCGCGACCAGGAGCGGCTGCGCTCGCTGCTGCTGCACCCGACCAGGCCGGTGCAGATCGTGGTGGCGGGCAAGGCGCACCCCGCGGACGACGGCGGCAAGCGGCTGATCCAGCAGCTGGTCGCGTTCGCGGACGACCACGCCGTGCGGCACCGGATCGTCTTCCTGCCGGACTACGACATGGCGATGGCCACGCACCTGTACCCCGGCTGCGACGTCTGGCTGAACAACCCGCTGCGCCCGCTGGAGGCCTGTGGCACCTCCGGGATGAAGGCCGCCCTCAACGGCTGCCTCAACCTGTCCATCCTGGACGGCTGGTGGGACGAGTGGTACGACGGGCAGAACGGCTGGGCCATCCCCACCGCGGACAGCGCGGGCCTCGGCCGGCTCGACCCGGAGAGCGCCGAGGCCGAGAAGCGGGACGACATCGAGGCCGCCGCGCTCTACGACCTGATCGAGCACCAGGTCGCCGCCCGGTTCTACGACCGGGGCGCGGACGGGCTGCCGCACCGCTGGATCGCGATGGTCCGGCACACCCTGGTCACCCTCGGCCCGAAGGTGCTGGCCGGCCGGATGGTCCGCGAGTACGTCGAGCGGCTGTACGCGCCGGCGGCCAACGCCCGGCGCGAGCTGGCCGCGGCCGAGCCCGGTGGCCCGTCGTACCCGGGCGCCCGGGAGCTGGCGGAGTGGAAGGCCCGGGTCCGGCAGGCCTGGCCGGCCGTCCGGGTCGAGCACGTCGAGGCGGACGGGCCGGACGAGGCCCAGGAGCTGGGCGCCACGCTGGCCCTGCGGGTGCAGGTCTCGCTCGGCCCGCTGCAGCCGACCGACGTCGAGGTACAGGTGGTCTCCGGCCGGGTGGACGAGAGCGACGGCATCTCCGACGCCGTCGCGATCGCCCTCAAGCCCGCCGGCGGACCGGACCTGGACGGCCGCCGCCGCTACGAGGGCTCGCTGGAGCTCTCCCGCACCGGCCCGTTCGGCTACACCGTCCGGGTGCTGCCGGCCCACCCGCTGCTGGCCTCCCCGGCCGAGCTCGGGCTGATCTCCCTCCCCCCGGAGGCGGTCGGGATGGACGCGGGCGTCCTGCGCTGA
- a CDS encoding ABC transporter ATP-binding protein, whose amino-acid sequence MTTTLEPAEELEELGTATPDDEDIPVPPGAARTLLGQLLGPHRRRILLAMLVIFVQQAALQAGPLLVAVAMDRGIPALREHDNGPLIAVTAAYLGCALLSTYLQRLFIRYSARINQDVLLDLRGRIFRHAQRLSLDFHERYTSGRIISRATSDVDALRELLNEGLQELLSVALSVSFISVVLLVMDWRLGLAALASFLPMYLIIRSFRRRSLRVYRRSRTAVASVIVKFTETMNGIRPVQAFRRERANEEAFGTVNRQSAAATADGLLEMARYVGFSRAVANVWITGIVVLGAYLVTDGSLELGVLTAFVLYLRRLYDPIDQLAMFLNSYQSAAAALEKMAGLLAHEPSVPEPAAPVALPAITGSGRAVDFRGVRFAYRNGKEVLPVFDLSLPAGRTTAVVGATGAGKSTLAKLLARFYDPTDGRITLDGTDLRELATAELRRNVVMVTQESFLFSGTVAENIAIGRPEATRAEVEQAAKAIGAHEFIAALPDGYDTDVRKRGGRISAGQRQLVAFARALLADPAVLILDEATSSLDVPGEQAVQRAMRTVLAGRTAVIIAHRLSTVEIADRVLVMDQGRIVEDGSPADLIGGQGRFAHLHRTWKDSLV is encoded by the coding sequence ATGACCACCACCCTGGAGCCGGCCGAGGAGCTGGAGGAGCTCGGCACCGCGACACCGGACGACGAGGACATCCCCGTCCCCCCGGGTGCGGCCCGCACCCTGCTCGGACAGCTGCTCGGCCCGCACCGCCGCCGGATCCTGCTGGCCATGCTGGTGATCTTCGTCCAGCAGGCGGCCCTGCAGGCCGGCCCGCTGCTGGTCGCCGTCGCGATGGACCGGGGCATCCCGGCGCTGCGCGAGCACGACAACGGCCCGCTGATCGCGGTCACCGCCGCGTACCTGGGCTGCGCGCTGCTCTCCACCTACCTGCAGCGGCTGTTCATCCGGTACAGCGCCCGGATCAACCAGGACGTCCTGCTGGACCTGCGCGGCCGGATCTTCCGGCACGCCCAGCGGCTCAGCCTGGACTTCCACGAGCGCTACACCTCCGGCCGGATCATCTCCCGGGCCACCAGTGACGTGGACGCGCTGCGCGAACTGCTGAACGAGGGCCTGCAGGAGCTGCTCTCGGTCGCCCTGTCGGTCAGCTTCATCTCGGTGGTGCTGCTGGTGATGGACTGGCGCCTGGGGCTCGCCGCGCTGGCGTCCTTCCTGCCGATGTACCTGATCATCCGTTCGTTCCGGCGGCGCTCGCTGCGGGTCTACCGGCGCTCCCGGACGGCCGTCGCCTCGGTGATCGTCAAGTTCACCGAGACCATGAACGGCATCCGGCCGGTACAGGCCTTCCGGCGCGAGCGGGCCAACGAGGAGGCCTTCGGCACCGTCAACCGGCAGTCCGCCGCCGCCACCGCCGACGGCCTGCTGGAGATGGCCCGCTACGTCGGCTTCTCCCGGGCCGTCGCCAACGTGTGGATCACCGGCATCGTGGTGCTCGGCGCCTACCTGGTCACCGACGGCAGCCTGGAGCTGGGCGTGCTCACCGCCTTCGTGCTCTACCTGCGCCGCCTCTACGACCCGATCGACCAGCTGGCGATGTTCCTGAACAGCTACCAGTCGGCCGCCGCCGCGCTGGAGAAGATGGCGGGACTGCTGGCCCACGAGCCGTCCGTGCCCGAGCCCGCCGCCCCGGTCGCCCTGCCGGCGATCACCGGCAGCGGCCGGGCGGTGGACTTCCGGGGCGTCCGCTTCGCCTACCGCAACGGCAAGGAGGTACTGCCGGTCTTCGACCTGTCGCTGCCCGCCGGCCGGACCACCGCCGTGGTCGGCGCCACCGGCGCGGGCAAGTCCACCCTGGCCAAGCTGCTGGCCCGGTTCTACGACCCGACCGACGGCCGGATCACGCTGGACGGCACCGACCTGCGCGAGCTGGCCACCGCGGAGCTGCGCCGCAACGTGGTGATGGTGACCCAGGAGTCCTTCCTGTTCTCCGGCACGGTCGCCGAGAACATCGCGATCGGCCGCCCGGAGGCCACCCGCGCCGAGGTCGAACAGGCCGCGAAGGCCATCGGGGCGCACGAGTTCATCGCCGCCCTGCCGGACGGCTACGACACCGACGTGCGCAAGCGCGGCGGCCGGATCTCGGCCGGCCAGCGCCAGCTGGTCGCCTTCGCGCGTGCCCTGCTGGCCGACCCGGCGGTGCTGATCCTGGACGAGGCGACCTCCTCCCTGGACGTACCGGGCGAGCAGGCGGTGCAGCGCGCCATGCGGACCGTGCTGGCCGGGCGCACCGCCGTGATCATCGCCCACCGGCTCTCCACGGTGGAGATCGCCGACCGGGTCCTGGTCATGGACCAGGGCCGGATCGTCGAGGACGGCTCCCCGGCCGACCTGATCGGCGGCCAGGGCCGCTTCGCCCACCTGCACCGGACCTGGAAGGACAGCCTGGTCTGA